In the genome of Fusarium poae strain DAOMC 252244 chromosome 1, whole genome shotgun sequence, the window GCTTGTATTTAAAtggtataatatattattccACCAAGTTTGACATCCTTGACTCGTTTTTGGCgatcctcagggtatcagaaaagtcGGCCGCTAGAAGTATAGAGAACGAAATCAGTAGAACTCTTTATGCCCCTTAGACTATGGTTCTTAAACTAGGTATATTTATACCCTAAGTCTTAGGAGGCAAACTTTACTGCTACAGGAAGAATCACCCTTACAGTTGAAGAGATTGAGTGTATTTAAAAGACTTGTATGATGGATGATGAAAAACCTTGTAGGATAAATATCCATTCTCTACTCTTCTAATACCCGCCGTGTACGGAAGTAACAATATTTCCCTTACGCCTCCTGTTATAACCATTGTTATGTTACATTAAGACAAAAGATATGGAGCCATTGTGTCGGCTCTCACCCAGTATGACAAAGAAACCAAGCCTATAGAGTCGTTATATATAGGCGATGATATTCAAAAGGAAATTGTAACGCTGAAATAAGTATTCGATCCTAGCGACGCTCACTGGTCGTCGCCGGAGCCGGCTCGTCAATATCGAGGCGATCGATGCTATCACGCAATAGGCCAGTGTTTTCCGCGTCAGTATCACCATCACGGTCGATGATTCCGCTAGTCTGGCTTCCGGGAGAGCCGGGTTCGTCTTCGTCGGCATGTCGACCATGGACATTCTCCTGTGCCTCCTCACGCATCTTGGCaatcttaatatagttataagCAGCGATGGCAGCCATGGTCGTGAGGAGGCCAACAAAATTGATGAGCGTCAGGCGGTCACCAAAGACAAGAGCAGCCGCACTGATAGTGACAACTTCCTTGAAAATGCCGGCAATAGAGAGGGTAACGACGGAAGTTCGCTGCAGCAGGGCAAACTCAGAGGCAGTCATGCAAAAGGCAATGCATCCGGGGAAAAGTAGGAAAAGGGGTGCCATGAAATAACCCCATTCGTTACCCAGAACCTTGTATCCCTCAATCAAGTTTCCGATTCCCTCTACTGGCACGGCGAGGCAGATAAGAACTAGGAACATGACAGGAGTAAGAAAGAAGATGCTGGAGAACGGGTTTGAGGTCGCAGGGTTGCGAAGAAGTAGGATCTGGGTCAGTGCCCATCGGAAACCAGAGAAAAAGGCGGCAGAGATGACGAGAGCGAAACCACCGGCCTTGAATTCGACTTCACCAAACACCATAAGAACGACACCCATTGTCATGGTAGCAATAATGGCGATGAGACGCAATGTCGGGGTTTCGAGACGGAAGGCGAAAGCGAACATAAGGACAAAAGCGAGCGAAGAGGATTTGCACATGGCTGCGAAGGTTAGCAACTCGTATAGGAACGCATCATTGAGGCCAACATACTGTAAAACGTAAGGCTGATGAATTTGAGAGAGGTGTTGCCAAGTCCAATGTCAAGACCAGTCGCTGCGCCGCAGGGCCCAATTCGGGTGAGGTAAAACATCTTGGTCATGCCGTAAGACTTGGGCTCATCATCGTGTCTTGACCTCCCCATATCGGACTGGTGAAAACCTGCCTGAGT includes:
- a CDS encoding hypothetical protein (TransMembrane:9 (o230-250i262-287o352-373i380-399o405-430i442-460o480-503i510-531o537-556i)~BUSCO:23513at5125), which produces MTALPLRSHPVSSSSPSSSQPLPSSSTRAPASDSPERLLIDDSLSVSDSDLLETAAGPPSGTARVASTSNSGASGGSQTVAGPSRERVARSVNDEDESESDWDIEMEPIAGHRRRRSSHNMAVRPAGSPSRLRDTSRGPTPGNSTIEPKISEENLDANGFAIGKDESGDDSLTDEDLQDDEETGLTRKDKQRRQKKRSRNTQLDQRIARDRKDISKEERKEADKAVFRSLIVNVVLILLWYLFSLSISIYNKWMFDHDRLNFAFPLFTTSMHMVVQFVLSGLVLYFAPSLRPGHGATQAGFHQSDMGRSRHDDEPKSYGMTKMFYLTRIGPCGAATGLDIGLGNTSLKFISLTFYTMCKSSSLAFVLMFAFAFRLETPTLRLIAIIATMTMGVVLMVFGEVEFKAGGFALVISAAFFSGFRWALTQILLLRNPATSNPFSSIFFLTPVMFLVLICLAVPVEGIGNLIEGYKVLGNEWGYFMAPLFLLFPGCIAFCMTASEFALLQRTSVVTLSIAGIFKEVVTISAAALVFGDRLTLINFVGLLTTMAAIAAYNYIKIAKMREEAQENVHGRHADEDEPGSPGSQTSGIIDRDGDTDAENTGLLRDSIDRLDIDEPAPATTSERR